A region of the Festucalex cinctus isolate MCC-2025b chromosome 8, RoL_Fcin_1.0, whole genome shotgun sequence genome:
ATGGGCTTCTGAAAGAACTAAAGGCTTGTGGgatgttttcctcctcctctctgACAAATCACATGAAAAAGAGATGACAAATTATTGCAAGGAAAATGACAAACTGGAGAGAGGGAtggcaaaaaagacaaaagcagtgcaaaaaacaacaaaagctttACTTCACTTTCTATTCAATTCACAAGACAATCTCAAACATTTAACCATATTTGAATCCTTAAATCCGAAACATGGACCTGCAGAGACAACAATGagattcttcttattattgcaCTCACTGTTGCAGTGGTTGCAGGCATAAATGCTGCCTTCGAGCGCTTCCATCTCGGTGAACTTGGACAGCATTTCGGTGAGGGTGCAGCTGCGCTGGTAGGCGGTGGAGCCTTTGTTGACGCTGTGGTAGCGCTCGGGAAACTCCAAAGACAAGTCCCAGAATGGCTCGACTGTGTTTGACTTGTGCTTGCAGGACAGGCACGTCACCTACAAACAAGTGTTGCTTTTAGCCATGAAATGTGACTCAGTCAGCTAATAACTGACATGTTTGTAGTGACTAACTTGTGAGAAAGGCGCTTCCTCCACCCCGCTATCTTATTAGGCCTCGCTTTTATTATATGATGGATATATTGCAGGACACATTATTGGGTACATCTGCACAATCGTGTGTGAACCAATCAGTGGCGGGCTGAGCATTTGGTACTTGAGTGCACCACCTCCATTACCCGGGGGCAGTTGAGAATATATtataatatgtaatatataataatatttatcacACTCACATAGATGCTGACTATTAAATGTATgtcatttgtacatttttgtaactctttgctatgactaaccaatcagaggacagaaaaatgcaaaatggccgcccggggtgtattttgctgcttcgtattccacaaacgcaatattaatcagaatgtcgtgtttagtcGACTAgtgtggtgggggtgggtggggacataatgtaaataaagatTGTTGGGAAATGGGaatagtgtatttattttttattttttgccttttatgTGATTCTCACTTTTAGAGATAAATACGACAAGCACACATGGATCGAAGCAGCACATTTTCCTTCAAAAGGAAGCCCCTTTTCATCTCTGCTTGACCTGATCACATTTTCCCACTAAAATAAAGGTAAGCTGGCATACAAGTTAGCAAATTTGACTTTCCGAAGAGGCTCCCTGCCTTGTGTATGCCTCCACACTTGTGCTGTCACGatctaatatttttataatcaattcatctatcgattattcaattgattaatcgactcatcagattcaaaagctttttttcccctgattactgtttattaacctgtGATtgatgtttatttcgtacttcatattcgtatagtaattaaataaaaaggtaAAGGTAAAAACAggcgtttgcaaatgtcttattttacagaagaggattagggccagtgaagagaataAAAACAAGTTTGGCAAGATTCTCACttcattctcagaattctcacttaaagtcagaataaaataaagtaagaattctgactttattctgagAATTCTCACATCAAAATAATTCTagctttattctcagaattctcagtttaaagtcagaattctgagaacactgaggattttttcccccctcttttcATGAAAGACTGCAAAAATGAGTAAACAATTACGGTTGATATGATGAAAATCAGAGGATTTTgacaatattaaattaaaattggctccaaatgattatgattattgaaACAGTTGTCTATTAATCTTGACCGCTCTACTCCACACTCACCTGGCTGAGTAGCTGCCCGTGAAAGATGGTGTTCAGCACCTTGAGCACTTGTTTGGAGAGCTTCCTCTTGGTGATGGGGATGACGATGCGGCGTTTGGAGGCCTCCGTATCCAGCTCCTGCTGCACCTTGTCCAGCAGCTCGCACAGGAACTCCTGCGCGTCCTGCTGGTCGTAGCCGCGGAACGCCGGGATGAGGTTCCACACGGAATGCAGCATGGCGAAGGGAGACACCAGCGACCAGCGGCCCGACCACATGACCCTGAAAAGTGTATGCAACTCGTGGCACAGCGACATCTGCTGGCGGGTGGAGCAACGCGTCTCCTTGGGCTGGACCAACTCGGCCGTCTGCGGGGCGGGCGGGGCGCTTTCCtttttgcccggcgccgccggcGGCAGCGGGCACGAGGCCACGCCCACCACGCTCCCGGCGACCGCCTTCACCCCCGGCGAGTTGCTCTTGGCCAGCAGCTCCTCGGTCTCGCACAGGTCCAGCGTGAGAAAGCACTCCCTGAATTTGCGCAGGTGGCTCAGCACTTGCAAGATGGAGTTCATGTAGCAGGTGTTCCCCAGGTTGCGCAGTCCGGTGACCCCCGGGGCCAGCCGGCGGCGGCTGGCCGAGTAGTACCGCCGCGGTTTCGCGGCTCTGCCGTTGGGCGGGGGCTTTCGCGACAAGGCGAGGAGGGGGGGCTTCTTGGGAGGCGGCGGGCGTTCCGGCGGGTCTCGGAACTTGCACGGGATGAGCGCGACGGTCGAGCGCGGCGCCTGAGTGAGCAGCCGGGCGCTCTTCCTCGGGGGGACGCTGACCAGCTCCTCCAGCAGCCTCCTTTTCACCTCCTTCTTCTGCCGCCTCGCCTCCTCCAGCTTCTCCCGCCGCTCCGTCTGCAGCTCTCGATGTCGGCCGGTCCACCTCTGGAGCATCTTGGCCAGGAGCGTTTTCCTCCGGTGGCGCAACGCCAGCTGCATGAGCGGCTGCGGCCCGCCCTCCCCGCACGCCCGCCAGGCCGAGGAGCGCAGCGAGCGCGTGCCGGGGTCCCGCACGGTGGAGAGGGCCCCCCGGAGGAGCTTGAGGTCCCCCTCGGCGTTGTCATTGAGCACGTAGTCGCCGCAGGCGAAGCAGAAGACGTCCAGCTCCCGCACCTCCATGGCCAGCGGGTGCTGCGACTCCTGGAAGTGTTTGAGCGAGTGCTCCTCCATGAAGCGCCCGCAGGCCACGTGGGAGCACTTGAGGCAGGCCCACAGCGAGTCGGTGGTGCGGCAGTCCACGCAGTGCCATTTCTGCGGGTTGAGGATGGAGTGGTCGCGGCCCAGGCGAAGGCGCACCACGTGCTTACAGCGATCCATCGCTCCGCATGCACATGGGGGGCCCCCGTCAGTGGTAGGACGCACGTCCTCGTGTTCAGCAGCGAGTCATTCTGGAGGTTGCAATCACACCATTGGATTTGGTCAGTGGCTGGcaagctaaataaataactacaaaTCTGACTCGagacacaaaatattttaacacTGTGATGAACGAAAgagtgtgttagtgttagtttATGCACcgtaacagaaaaatatgcagcatccgtCCAACTCGTTTTCTTCTACCATTCGTCTTccatgtttggatttttttgttttgtttgtaattttttcatacatttttagacttttctgcctttctgtcaaatttctgacattcttGGCAATCTTATGAACCACGTTTTAATTCTCTGCCTCTCTTCTTACTtcattggacattttatggctattttatttaattaatttttatttatttttttacacttttctcCTGTTGTGCTATCAATTTTCattaacatttttggcaatttggtGGCCATTTTACGCAAATTtaagggatttcttctttttttttttttttttttttttttttttttttttacacttttctcCTGTTTGTTGTGCTATCAATTTTCATtaatatttttggcaattttgtggtaatttaagggatttcttcttttattttgggatattttacaattacttcttgaacattttattttctatcttttaatttgttttttggcaATTCGAAAATGGTtacttttgtgcttttttttgtgattggcaAACATTTACACTTAGTACAGGgttcagcaacctttactgaccaaaaaaaaaaaaatctctctggAGCTGCAAAGTATTTGAACATTGTGTGATGACAGCAACAGTGTGTTGAGGGCCCAAGAACTAACTAGAGCTTCACCATAAAAGAAATGTATGAAGaatccaataaattgagattctTTCTTTTCTaatatttgtcttttgtttttgaattttctttttttggttgtcatttttcaaacttctttaaagtaaacaaacacagcattctgattattattaaatttcttgaaatatgaattaagcagcaacatctgcctgtttttatccatctcggggcggccattttgccacttcctgtcgactgaaaatgacatcacagttcaaCCAATCGCGGCTccactgttttctgagtttggtcatgtgacattcccaAGCCGAGTCGTGATggattgttacctgagccctgagcatacTGCGATGTAATTTACCGGtacacttgacagcaagtggcaaaatggccgcccccagtcTTGACTCTAAAGTTGCATATTTTCCCCAAAATGCGGTCACATTACAAACTGCATAGGGTgggggtcaccaacctttttgttATTAAAAGACAGTCATCTATTAAAATACTTACAAGGGAAATATGGGTTGTCTAGACTAGCTAAATAATAAACTTCACTACTCCATAATGACGCTTATAGCAGAGCTTGACATCGACCAGTTAATGTCTTTGTCTTGGGAGAAGAGGCAGAGCTACTTACAGCAATAAATGAGCGCGCACAACAAAATTAGTCTGTCaccttaattaatttaaattgatTTCTATTTCTGAATGTGCAGCTTTGATAAGAGAGTGAGAACCAGTAAAGGGGACTAAGCCAAGCTCTAGTaggatttttgaacatttttttctgcctgcACTAGCAGGGAATTATTCCACTGCACATGAAGAGGTTCTTgattatgcatatatatatatccattttctataccgcttatcctcattagggtgGCGAGTGCATGCCATCATACCACAGTGGGTGAACCTTCACCCAGCCCACATCCATGTTTCTGTGTGTTCTAACTTGTACTTCCTGTGTAAATTTGGTGTGTCGGTTGTCAATTGTGAATATTTGTACAGATTATTGCATCAAAAATTCTACCTCAGTTGCTCATAATGCTCATTTTCAAAAGACAAAGTCAGAAAGGTACTGATGTACTGCacaaatactttgtttttaaatggagCTGTACCATTTTTACCCTGTTGTACATTTGACTTGGCCACACAGTGCTCGTGCAGTGAAATGACCCAAAAAAAGTTCAACGGtcgtcccattgaaaatgaatggggaaaagttgatatttaacgttaaattgtgcaagtagtggaatcagatgatatacccaagatggcgtgaatttttgaagcaagttgaaatttgaacagtgtaaatcggatgtattatgtgggagcTTTTGCAcatcaaaaaagtgtggagaattaaATGTGcctgaaactagactaagtgcaatttctggagaaattgtgtgggaatgctgaaagctgaatgctaagatttgaatgcatgtggaatgcgtatgaagccaattgagagataaattatgaaattataacctggttactggacagtatcagacacctggtagtGATGATAagctgtatgtatgtatgtatggaagtgggcgttgAAAGTGGTacatagaaaaagttcaatgtctgtcccattgaaaatgaatcgggaaaagtttatattaaatgtgaaattgtgcaaatgctgttagtaatgtggaatcggacgatatataccccgagaggcatgaatttttgaagctagttgaaatttgaacaatgtaaattggaagtattaagtGGGATTATTATGCGGCAAAATGTGttgagaaataaaaaatgctccggcattcccacaattacctcatagtttcaatgttttgttggcatttatagtaaatagtaagtcaacaaacgtgtggacggttagctacccagagctatcgttagcctttggctaaaaacaatggagaacattaccttcgTGCAGACGTAGTACTTTCTGgtaattttggagggattcgacgggtcgtgtgtgtggtcttccacaaagtttgatccagcgcatACATTGttcgtagttgtttgagggtttagggaagggaataaaccggacagtgtctctcttacacaagcTATGACTACAGCAGGACGTCGGTTAGTCGATCGGAATAACTGCTatcactcttacacaagccggGACTACAGCGTTTAAAACCGCtttatcgattttttttctgggctttggacaaccacgcaatgcactaccgggagctggattgcttttgtttgtccgcagcaaaacgcacgtgccgtcgcagacatgacgtcttgcgtcttgattcGTTTACTAGGTTATGCGGGTGTGGTTTAAGGTAAGGTCAATTAAGAAAGTTGCTGATCAAAATTTTCTCCATCATGGACAATCGTTCACGTTCTCTCCATGATACCCTCAAGCAGCAGAGGAGCTCGTTATCCAAACAGCTTTGCGGCCAGAAACAACCATTTAGAAAGAATGTTCATCTTTTACAGTATACCACTaactatcctttttttttttttatgtaacaacTCTCCACGATGAACACTACACTGTTATACATATGACATATGTACAATCAATGTTATGCATATTAAAATTATGTATGTTCTATACTACTTTTAGTATATACAGTAACTTAATTTGTAGTCATATCAACAACATATTGAGTGTAGTATAATTCATTACTGTATCAAATACCTCTGTCACTAATATTTTACATCACACTTTcagcatctatctatctatctatcgaacAATGCCACTCTTTGTAAGTTCTTGAATTGAAAAGATATGGATAATAAGTGTACATAGAGTAAAACACAAGATGTTCTTACTGTACAAATAGTTGGCTTGTTCAGATTTCAGGCAAAACATCACTGAGTTTGAAGAGAACAGCAACGTTCTGTATCATCCATCTCCGGTGTCGTCAGCAGCACCCACTGGAACATTCTGAGGGAGATACAAATCAAAAGTGAGTAGGCGTTATAGAACTTGAAATGCACACAAAGTTAAAAGGTGTGCATTGCATTCAAGTCCCTCCCCCCGCCTGCTGTCAAATACATGTTACGCTTCCTGTTGAAGTGTCTGTGTTCTCCAGGAATCTTGAGTTTAATCTGTGTGCCTT
Encoded here:
- the usp49 gene encoding ubiquitin carboxyl-terminal hydrolase 49, which produces MDRCKHVVRLRLGRDHSILNPQKWHCVDCRTTDSLWACLKCSHVACGRFMEEHSLKHFQESQHPLAMEVRELDVFCFACGDYVLNDNAEGDLKLLRGALSTVRDPGTRSLRSSAWRACGEGGPQPLMQLALRHRRKTLLAKMLQRWTGRHRELQTERREKLEEARRQKKEVKRRLLEELVSVPPRKSARLLTQAPRSTVALIPCKFRDPPERPPPPKKPPLLALSRKPPPNGRAAKPRRYYSASRRRLAPGVTGLRNLGNTCYMNSILQVLSHLRKFRECFLTLDLCETEELLAKSNSPGVKAVAGSVVGVASCPLPPAAPGKKESAPPAPQTAELVQPKETRCSTRQQMSLCHELHTLFRVMWSGRWSLVSPFAMLHSVWNLIPAFRGYDQQDAQEFLCELLDKVQQELDTEASKRRIVIPITKRKLSKQVLKVLNTIFHGQLLSQVTCLSCKHKSNTVEPFWDLSLEFPERYHSVNKGSTAYQRSCTLTEMLSKFTEMEALEGSIYACNHCNKRRRKTSHKPLVLSEAHKQLLIYRLPQVLRLHLKRFRWSGRNHREKIGVHVAFDQVLNIKPYCCTGSGHSVHRGGYTYDLSAVVMHHGKGFGSGHYTAYCYNTEGGFWVHCNDSEMKVCSVEEVCNTQAYILFYTQRSA